The DNA segment ATCAAGTAAGCTAAAAGTCCTACGAAAGCCATTACTATAAGTGTTACCTTTAAGTACATGCTAAAAGTATCTTTATCTGGCTTTTTAGCGACAGTTGTTATTCTTTTCCAATCCTCTGGCAATTTCTTTATTCTTTCTAGTATATTCATACACTCATATTTTAGGATTGAGTAAATTAACTTTAACTAAAAATTCTCTCGATAAACCAATCTACACTAAAAGGAATTAAATCGTCATAATTCTGTCCAGTTCCTAAGAAGATTACTGGTTTTTTTAATTCGTACGCTAAAGATAAAACAACTCCGCCTTTTGCGTCAGCGTCAACTTTTGTTAATATTACACCGTCATAATCTACGACGTTCTCAAAATATTTTGCTTGCTCTAGCGCGTCGTTGCCTGCCAATGCGTCTATTACTAATAACTTTAAGTTAGGTTTTGAGATTCTTACTATTCTTTTCAATTCCTCTGTTAAATCCTTATCAACATGCATTCTTCCTGCAGTATCAATAAGGACTACGTCTATTCCCCTACTTTTTGCTGCTTGAATTGCGTCAAAGGCTACAGATGCAGGATCTCCACCATATTTACCTTTAACTAGTGGTATTTCCAGTTTTTGGCAATGTATTGCAAGCTGTTCTTGAGCTGCTGCTCTAAAAGTGTCGGAAGCGGAGACTATTACTTTGAGTCCGGCTTTTTTTAACATATATGCAACTTTTGCAATAGTTGTAGTTTTACCTACTCCATTAACTCCGAAGAACATTATAACATAGGGTTTGGGAGATCTTTTAATTTCCTCTATTAGATTTCTTTCAAATCTGTTTTTCTCTAAAATTTCTGTTATAGAATTTTTTAATGATTTTTTTACTAACTCATCTAAATCTTCACTTCTGTTTACTTTTTTACCTATCAACGATGATTTAAGATCCTCTAGGATTTTATCAGTAACTTCTAGGCTAACATCACTTTCTAATAATTCTATTCTAAGTTCTTCAATAATATCATCAACGTCGTCTTCTTTTATTTCTCTATATTTAAAGATATTGAAGATATTCAGCTTACTACCTATACCTACTTTTTCCTTAGTTGGAGATTCTTCCTTCTTTCCGCTCGTTTCGTTCTTTATTTCTTCTATCTTATTTTGTTCATTAGACTTCTGTTCAAGCTGCGAAGAAGGCTGTTGAGCTTCTTGCGTTACAGGTTTAGAATTTGATAAAGTCGGTTGTTGTTCTTCAGATTTTTCTTCTCCTTTTTGTCTAAGTTTTTCTGTAAAGGAAGAAAAAGCCTTTTTTAACTTTTCGAAACAAATTATTCACCTTTTTGTTGAGCTTGCGCTTGAATCTGGTTTAATATATCTATTATTTGGTCATATGCCGCTTTACTCTCTGCAAGCTTCTTATCTAGTCCTGCTGATGCTTCTTTTAGCTCGTTTTCCCTGTCATCTAAAATTTTTAATGCTGTATCCATATCAACCTCTACATAATATGACAAGCCTAAATAAACTAAAACTTTTTGGGGCGGTTGATTATTAATCTTAAACATAAGGTATCCTTTCTTATCCGATGATACTAGCATTTCTTGTTGAGTTTTTAGTTCTTGTATAGAAGCTTTAGCGGCTTCAATTGAAGCTACAGAATCTAGTATTTCTGCCCTAGCTGCCGAGAGATCATCTATTTGTTTCTTTAAGAGTTGAGCTTGTGCTAATAAGTCATCTAAAGATATTACTACTTTATTCTCTTGCTGATCGGACATGATTTATCACATTAAAATAATCTTGTCTAGCTTAGCAATATCTTTTATTCTCCTATCTGGAACTTCGTCCAACGGAATTTCCTTAATTTCTTCGATCTTGATATTATGTCTCTTTATTTTATTTTTACTTCCAAAATATGCATAAATGTACTCTGCAGCCTGTTTTTCATTTAATGCTCTAACAAATTTTATAAATTTCTGCCTTGTTGGGAATCTACTTTCGTTGAATAGTGCAGTACCTTTTACCATGTAAACTTTAATCTCCTCCATCTCACTCACCTAAAGCTTTCTGAATTCTTAAAATCTCTGGTCCAGTAGTAGATGAACCAACTAATATTCCTTTATCATTTGCCACTAGGCCGCTTCTAACAAAGGCACTACCGAAATTTACCGTGCCTATATCTATGTTAATTTTGAATAGTTTAGATAGTTCCTTTATTTCATCGTCGGTGGCATCTATGTGTACAATTCCACCTTTATCTGTGACAACGCCTACTGATCCTACAACAGATACATGTGCAATTCTACCTTTTTTAATTTCGTCAACCTGTAATGCTTCTTTAATTTGCTTGACTTCTGCGTCTGAAAATTCAGGATAAACTAATGCAGCATTATCGTTTGTTAATATTACATTTCCAAGTGCTGTGGTCTTCAAGTTTAATACTTCTACTCTTATGTCTTTAGCAAGTTCTTTTACAATTTTTAATTCGTCGTCTCTAATATTTTTAGGAAGAAGAAGCGCTTTATTATTACCTGTCATAAAAATTCCTATTAAAAAACTATCTGCTATTGTGGTTTCTATAATTTCTGTACCTAAATTTTCTTGGATAATCCTTTTAGTTTCATTATCTAGATTTTTTGGAACAAAAGTATATTTATCGTTAGAAAATATGTATACTCCTATATTATCAGTTCCAAATATGCTTAATCTCTGTATATTCATTCACTCTTAATTGCAAGCTTTACTAAATATGTTTTTTCATCTAATTTGCTTACTACTACTCTTATTCTACTTTTTATCTTATCATATCCGTTAGTGGATAATGACTTTACTACCAATGGGTCTATCAGTACTCTATCTGCCCCAAAATGCCTGATTATTTTACTTCTAATTTCCTTTAATGCTCTCCCTAGCCTGTTAGTCCTCTTGCCTGTAGCTATCTTTCTTAAGTTAATTACCATTTCAAAATTATCCTTCTCTTTCATGCCTTTACACCTTTAGACTATTTCTTCTCCAGTTTCTTCTAAGAGGATTTATTCTTACTTTTCCATTAGTTTTTAATATAACCCATGCTGGGATAGCTGAGTTTGATTTTAGAGCCTTAGCCAATCTTAATTTTTTAGCTAAAGGTTTAGTTGTACTCATTTCCAACCCCTTTCTTTAATTTGAATCTTATAATCTCTTTTATTTTGTTCCGCTACTTGAGCTAAGATTTCCTTTAGCTCGTCGTCAGTTATAGGAATCTTAATTCTTCCTGCTTGTGCAAGTGCTATCAATTGGTTTTCTAAAGATTCAGCTAGCTCTGGCTTTACTAGCTTTACGTTATTTAGCCTTTGCCTTGCTTCTGGTGTTAAAATAACTCTAAGCAAGGCCTCTTTTTGTTTCTCATATTCTTCTCTTTTTCTTCTTTCTTCTAATGCTCTTCTACTTTCTTCTTCAGCTCTTCTGGCTAGTAAATTTTGTAACTCAGGATCATATTCATCTTCTGACATAGAACATCACTATTCTAAGTACTTTTTCAAAGAAGGATTATTTTCCACCAAACCTTTAAAGATTTCGTATGATAATTTATCTAATAATGATCTTCCCTTTGGTGAAAGACTTCTACCATTTTTAGTTTTAATTACTAGACCAGCCTTTTCTAACTGTTGGAATATTAATCTATTAGCGTGACCAGGAGCCTTTACTGTGTGTGGGGGCTTAGTTCCTCTTCTTTTTAGTCCGCTATATATTGTCCTAGAAGTGTTAACTCCAAAGGGTTCTTTATACAATTTCCTAAGTAAAGATGCAGCTCTAACATACCACCAGTTTTCTAAATCGTCCGGAACTCTTTCCTTGTAGCTTGCAGTCTTTGCAAAAAATGCCCACTCTGGAGGCTGTACTTCCTTAACGTTTTCTTTTATATAGTTTGCTAACTTATCTATTAGCAAATTTGGAGGTACCATATCAGCTGTAATCATGTCTATTTCAGTGCTATCTTTAAGGTTTAAAAATTAACTTTAGATTAGAGATAACTATGAAGTTCTATACAGCAACAGAGGAAGAAATTTTGAGCGGTAAGATAACAGATATTTATTTTGATAGAACTATAAAAACACTAGAACATCTGGGCATAAATAACGTGGAAGTGAGAATGGAATTTCATTCTTATGGACTTCCTAAAGGGTATAGTTGGGCAGTATTTACAGGATTAGAAGAAGCCCTTAAGTTACTTGAAGGAAAACCGGTTACAGTATATGCTATGCCAGAAGGGACATTATTTAAAGAAATAGAGCCAGTAATGATAATTGAAGGAAATTATCTTGATTTCGGAGTATACGAGACAGCTTTATTGGGGATACTAAGACATGAAAGCAGTATTGCAACAAAAGCTGCAAGGATAAAGAAACTTGCTCAAGATAAAACTGTATTATTTTTTGGGCTTAGAGCTCTTCATCCAGCAATAGCTCCTATGGCCGATAGAGCTGCTTATATAGGTGGCTCCGATGGGATTTCTGGAGCATTCGATAAGGAAATTTTCGACATAGAACCTTCTGGAACTATGCCACATGCATTAATGCTTTCGGTAGGAGACAACGAGAAGGCTTGGAAAGCGTTTGACGAAGCAATGGACGAAAAAGTACCAAGAATCGCGTTAGTAGATACTTTCGAAGATGAAAGGACTGAGGCATTAAAAGCTGCTAAGTTACTCGGTAAAAGATTAGCAGGCGTTAGGCTAGATACTCCTTCAAGTAGACGTGGAAATTTTAGAAAGATTGTACAAGAAGTTAGGTGGACTCTTAATATTAATGGTTTCTCACACGTTAAAATATTTGTAAGCGGCGGTATAGATGAAGATGACGTAGTAGAATTAAGAGATTATGTAGATGGGTTCGGAGTAGGAACTAGTATTTCAATGCCTCCTAGTATAGATCTAAGTGCTGATATTGTTGAGAAGAAAATCGATGGAAAGTGGGTACCATATACTAAAAGAGGCAAATGGCCTGGAGCTAAACAAGTATATAGATGCAGCGGGTTTAATGATGTAATAACTTTACTAGAGGATAAACCGATAGAAGGCTGTAAGCCGTTGCTAGTTAAATACATGGAAAATGGGAAAATAATAAGAGACTTACCAAGCTTAAAGGAAATAAGAAACTATGTACTTGGGCAATTAAAGGAAGTCCAAACGCTATAACTTTTTATTCTATAACTATTTCCTTTAAATTTTCAATACTTCTATTGAAAGCTATTTCAGCTATTGGCTCCATTCTTCTTATAGCATTATATAACCTTAAGTTTAAGCTTCTAAATACGACGGTAACTCTAGTTGAATTATTTTTCTCAATTTTTTCCTCAGCCATTAACGCTTCTGTCATAAGAACTCTTCTTAGAGTCCTTAGCTCTTCTAATACTTCATTAACAAGCTTTAGATCTTCTTTATTTAATACTTTTACTACATGATCTATAACTACTGCTGTTTGATCGACTATCATATCTATTTTATCCCACGATACTTTCAGTACTTCCAAATCCTCTGGATGTAATGAAAGTAAATCGGATGCGGCTTCACTTATTTCGTCTGCTGCTTCTTCTATTGCTTTCATTAAAATTCTATTTCCTATTATTTGGATTCTCTTTACTCCTATCATATAGGCTAAGCTCCTATTTACCTGAGCTAATAGTAATTGTCTTAATGATAAGTAATAAAGTCTATCTACTTCCTTTTCTAATTCTAGTACCTCTTGTAAAAATGTTCTACTAGCTTCTTTAATCCCTAAATTCAAGTAATGTAACATTTGCTTTAATGTGTTACTTAATCTGCTAACTAAGCTAGCCATACTATACTTTGTTGGATCTAAAAATGATTGTATCTGCAAATTAGTAAGATCTTGTGATACAATTTCTAACCCTATTAAGCTTCTCACTGTATCTTTAACTTTCCTTAATACATCCTCATTAAATGGCCCGTCTGTAGACTCTATTGTGATTTTATCAAATCCTAAAATATATAAGCTATAGATTATTCTACTTATCAGTTCTGGGCTCACGTTAGTTTTTATTTCTATTTTCATTTCTTTACTGCTTCCTTCAGTTTTCAGATTAGGCGGATAAACCTTTAGGCTTCCATCCTCATCAACTTCTAAGTAAATACTTTCTCCTGGGTTTAAACCAACTTCCTTAACCCAGTCTGCGGGTAATGATACCATTAATGTCGATTTACCGAATTTTTGTACTCTTCTAACTTCCATTTTACTCAACTATATATTACTAGACATATAAAAGTAATTTAAATCTTTTCTATACGACTTTAATGGTTGGTATATAACCGAATTCTTTTATATAGATCTTTTTCTCACCTCTAGAAGGTATAATTCTTATACCGTATGGTCTTTTCTTTACGAATTGAATAGCCATTGCATCCTTGATAATATTCTTATATAATTCCTTATCCTCTTCTATTCCTACCATATCCAATCCTGCTGCGCACGAGAATGTCATACTTAGTAATTGTGAAAGCGTTAAAGATTCCTCCTCAACGCGTTTAGATAATATAGTATCTTCACCTACTGGTAGCATAACTTCAGAATAACCTATCGGTGATACTTTAGCTTCCCATGCACTTGAGAATAATTCTCTATTAAGCTCGCCTACTGTCCATATGTGTCCTCTATTAAAGATCTTTTTCCCGCTTCTCTCTTCAATTAATCCTCCAACACTTTCCTCTCCCCAAGGAGAAAGCGAAATGTCTATTCCTATGTATTTTAATCCAGTTTTACTCTCAATAATTTTTCCTAATGCATCAGCTTTTTCTAAACTTTGTACAGCTTTTCTTTCCTTGAAATCATTAACGTAAAGTAAAGATAGTGCGAAGGAGTCTCTAGCTACGTCTGCAGTAGAAGTTGGAAAATAAGGTGTTAAAAGGAAGTAATCATTAATAAGTATTCCAAATCTTGAAGCTTCTGAAGGTTCTAGCCTTGTTATAAGATTTACAATTTCGTCAACATAAGAAGGTGACGTTAATAATACATTCGCATATATATTTTCTCCTGCCGAGAGCGCATCTTTAACTTGACTTAATCTTTTGTCCTTATCCTTTATACTTATTAAGCTAAAAATTATTGAATTATCAACTACTAAATCTAGAAGTTTCGAAAATTCTATATTAGGATTAGTCTCAGGAAAGCTTATTCTCTTGGTTAGTATATCTTCTTCTTTAATGAAATTTAATTTGTTAGCAATAGATAAAATTTTATCTTTATTTATATCAGCTACGAAAGCCGTTACGGCTCTTATTTTCATGGCTAAATATACTTTGCTCGTTTTTATAACCTTTAATCATGTTATACTATCTATGGCAAAATTAACAATATTACTTGCGGATAATAGTATGGATAAATTCTATCATGGATTAGTTATAGCTATAGGGGGCAAAACATTAAATTGGGACGTCAAATTTTTTGTTACTTCGCAAGCAGTGATTCTATTTACAAAAGAGATGAAAGGTAAATCTAAGCTTAAAATGGGATTTTTTGCAAGACTTTTTATTAGCTTTCAAATGAAGAGAATGAATATTCCAGATACATCTAAATTACTAATGGAGGCAATAAAAGAAGGTGTTGAGTTCTACGTGGATGAAGCGGGGTTAAAATTGGCGGGTTTCTCTAAGTCTGATTTACTAGATGGAATAAAATTGTCCGATACTATATCCTTTTTAGAGGAGGCAAAAACTTCAGACGTGGTGATTACGTTATGAAGGAAATAAATTCTGATGGAATATGCCCAGTAGTTTTACTTGAAATTTATAGGGAATGGAAATCTTTAAAGGAAGGCGAAGAGGAAGACGTGATAATAAGAACTCCGTGGGAAGCTTCCGTTCAAGCTTTAGAAAAATGGTGTAATGAAACTGGAAATATATTTTTAAGTTATGAAAAGCAAGGAAATAAAATAGTGATTAGGTTAAAATTAAAGAAATAAAAAAGAAACTCTTTTATACGTTATATTAGAATAGATTAGTAGGTAGATGCGTATTGTGTCAAAAGACCTTCACGTATTTGAAGACCCTATAGAATTGTTAGAAAACATGTGGCCAACTCCACTTTTAAAATTAAAAATAGGAGAAGATGTTTGGGCAAAGCTAGAATTCTATAATCCTTTTAGTCACAGTATAAAAGATAGAACTGCATGGTTTCTCTTTAGACAAGCATTAGAAAATAATGCCAATGAAATAGTTGAAGCAACATCTGGTAATCTAGGCATAGCACTTGCCTCACTTTCTGCAATATTTAATAAGAAATTTACTTCTTTTATTCCTGCTAAGGCTCCTCAAAGCTTCAAAGTTATGATGAAAATTCTAGGAGCACAAGTTATACAAGCTGGAAAATCCACCACAGAGTTATTACCATTAGTAAAACAATACTCAAAAAATACTGGAGCCGTACATTTAGACCAATTTAGAAATCCATTAAATTACATGACTCATTATTATACGACTGCTAAGGAAATAGATGAACAATTAGAGTATCTAAATAAGAAACCCCAACGCATAATAGCCACAGCAGGCACTGGAGGTCATCTAACTGGAATAGCTAAATACTTCAAGGAAAAATATGGTAGTGATGTAGAAATTATAGGAGTTCAACCTGCAGAAGGAGAAAGAATTCCTGGAATCAAAAGACAAGACGAAAATAGCTTTATAGGACTAGTTAAAATTGATAAGATGATTGATATAACCAGGAAGGAAGCAGTAGAGGGAATAGTAGATATTGCTAGAAGTAGTGGAATTCTAATAGGTATAAGTGCAGGAGCTACTGTAGCAGCGTATAAGAAACTTGCTGATGATAAGACTACCGTATTAGTGTTTCCAGATGATGCGTTTAAATACTTTATGGAATTAGAAGATATAGATTCTAAAATATGAAGTTTGAAGATGTGATAAAATCTCTATACTTACAGAGTAAGTTAATCAAGCTTGAAGAAAAAGAGTACGTTATTAAATGTTATTCTACAAGTGCAGGAATTAAATGGTATTTTATTTCATCATTTTTTAAATCATATCCTTATGCTTCAAGTCCTCGAGAGCGAATGAATAGAGAGATTGATTTTTTTACTAGAAAATGGGATGGAATAGGAACTCCAAAAATTATAGATATGGATTATGATACTAACTGTATAATGAGAGATTATATAAAAGGAAGACCTATAGAAACAGAAGAAGATTTTCTTATGCTTGGCAAGGCTTTCAAAATAATTCATGAAAATGGGTTATCATTAGGAGATACAAAAATGGAAAATTTTATTGTAAATGAAAAGATTTATGTTATAGATGCAGAACAAGCTATTCAAACTAAGGAAGAAAAATACTTTGCATGGGATATTTTAGTTTTTCTTCTTTTCCTAAGTTATAAATATATAAATGATTTAAAAAACTTTGAGAAAATGGCTAGAGTATTTTTAAACTCTTATAAGCCTACTCAAAAGGAGATATCTTATATTCTTGATATAAGAAATATAGGGATATTAACTTTATTCCCACCAATGTCTTTAAATTTAATCAAAAAAATTACTGCAGAACTTTAATTATTACCGAGCTATCTTTCTTTAAAATCTTCATTATACTTTCGTTTATTCTTGCTCCACAAGCAGGACATCTATAGAAATATCTAACTTCTCTTCCTTCACTGTTACTTTCAGTTTCTGCCATGAATTCCATCCTTATTCCGCACTTAGGGCAAAGTACTTCTTTCATCTAGTTTATTAAGGTTAAAAACAATTTAAAAGTAATGAAGGACAGATTTGGAAGAGACCTTGAAGACTTAAGAATTACTCTTACTCATGCATGTAATTTTTCTTGTTTTTTCTGTCATATGGAAGGTGAAGGGAGCGAAATTTTATCAGGATTACCTTTACGCGATATATTACTTGTAGCCAAGGCTTCTAAAGATTTTGGGATAAAATACATAAAATTAACGGGAGGAGAACCTACTTTACGAAGAGATTTAATAGAGATCGTTAAAAGCTTGAAATCTTTGGGTTTTGAAATTTCCATGACTACTAATGGCGTTCTGCTTCCTAAACTAGCTACTAAATTAAAAGAAGCGGGATTATCTAGAGTCAACATTAGTCTTCACGCATTAGATAGGAAAACTTTTAAGAAAATTACTGGAGTTGACGCTCTGG comes from the Acidianus infernus genome and includes:
- a CDS encoding protein translocase SEC61 complex subunit gamma — translated: MNILERIKKLPEDWKRITTVAKKPDKDTFSMYLKVTLIVMAFVGLLAYLIQLVLAFII
- the ftsY gene encoding signal recognition particle-docking protein FtsY, with the protein product MICFEKLKKAFSSFTEKLRQKGEEKSEEQQPTLSNSKPVTQEAQQPSSQLEQKSNEQNKIEEIKNETSGKKEESPTKEKVGIGSKLNIFNIFKYREIKEDDVDDIIEELRIELLESDVSLEVTDKILEDLKSSLIGKKVNRSEDLDELVKKSLKNSITEILEKNRFERNLIEEIKRSPKPYVIMFFGVNGVGKTTTIAKVAYMLKKAGLKVIVSASDTFRAAAQEQLAIHCQKLEIPLVKGKYGGDPASVAFDAIQAAKSRGIDVVLIDTAGRMHVDKDLTEELKRIVRISKPNLKLLVIDALAGNDALEQAKYFENVVDYDGVILTKVDADAKGGVVLSLAYELKKPVIFLGTGQNYDDLIPFSVDWFIERIFS
- the pfdA gene encoding prefoldin subunit alpha, whose amino-acid sequence is MSDQQENKVVISLDDLLAQAQLLKKQIDDLSAARAEILDSVASIEAAKASIQELKTQQEMLVSSDKKGYLMFKINNQPPQKVLVYLGLSYYVEVDMDTALKILDDRENELKEASAGLDKKLAESKAAYDQIIDILNQIQAQAQQKGE
- the rpl18a gene encoding 50S ribosomal protein L18Ae — its product is MEEIKVYMVKGTALFNESRFPTRQKFIKFVRALNEKQAAEYIYAYFGSKNKIKRHNIKIEEIKEIPLDEVPDRRIKDIAKLDKIILM
- a CDS encoding translation initiation factor IF-6; amino-acid sequence: MNIQRLSIFGTDNIGVYIFSNDKYTFVPKNLDNETKRIIQENLGTEIIETTIADSFLIGIFMTGNNKALLLPKNIRDDELKIVKELAKDIRVEVLNLKTTALGNVILTNDNAALVYPEFSDAEVKQIKEALQVDEIKKGRIAHVSVVGSVGVVTDKGGIVHIDATDDEIKELSKLFKINIDIGTVNFGSAFVRSGLVANDKGILVGSSTTGPEILRIQKALGE
- a CDS encoding 50S ribosomal protein L31e — its product is MKEKDNFEMVINLRKIATGKRTNRLGRALKEIRSKIIRHFGADRVLIDPLVVKSLSTNGYDKIKSRIRVVVSKLDEKTYLVKLAIKSE
- a CDS encoding 50S ribosomal protein L39e yields the protein MSTTKPLAKKLRLAKALKSNSAIPAWVILKTNGKVRINPLRRNWRRNSLKV
- a CDS encoding DNA-binding protein, whose product is MSEDEYDPELQNLLARRAEEESRRALEERRKREEYEKQKEALLRVILTPEARQRLNNVKLVKPELAESLENQLIALAQAGRIKIPITDDELKEILAQVAEQNKRDYKIQIKERGWK
- a CDS encoding 30S ribosomal protein S19e, with protein sequence MITADMVPPNLLIDKLANYIKENVKEVQPPEWAFFAKTASYKERVPDDLENWWYVRAASLLRKLYKEPFGVNTSRTIYSGLKRRGTKPPHTVKAPGHANRLIFQQLEKAGLVIKTKNGRSLSPKGRSLLDKLSYEIFKGLVENNPSLKKYLE
- a CDS encoding nicotinate phosphoribosyltransferase; amino-acid sequence: MKFYTATEEEILSGKITDIYFDRTIKTLEHLGINNVEVRMEFHSYGLPKGYSWAVFTGLEEALKLLEGKPVTVYAMPEGTLFKEIEPVMIIEGNYLDFGVYETALLGILRHESSIATKAARIKKLAQDKTVLFFGLRALHPAIAPMADRAAYIGGSDGISGAFDKEIFDIEPSGTMPHALMLSVGDNEKAWKAFDEAMDEKVPRIALVDTFEDERTEALKAAKLLGKRLAGVRLDTPSSRRGNFRKIVQEVRWTLNINGFSHVKIFVSGGIDEDDVVELRDYVDGFGVGTSISMPPSIDLSADIVEKKIDGKWVPYTKRGKWPGAKQVYRCSGFNDVITLLEDKPIEGCKPLLVKYMENGKIIRDLPSLKEIRNYVLGQLKEVQTL
- a CDS encoding phosphate signaling complex PhoU family protein; this translates as MEVRRVQKFGKSTLMVSLPADWVKEVGLNPGESIYLEVDEDGSLKVYPPNLKTEGSSKEMKIEIKTNVSPELISRIIYSLYILGFDKITIESTDGPFNEDVLRKVKDTVRSLIGLEIVSQDLTNLQIQSFLDPTKYSMASLVSRLSNTLKQMLHYLNLGIKEASRTFLQEVLELEKEVDRLYYLSLRQLLLAQVNRSLAYMIGVKRIQIIGNRILMKAIEEAADEISEAASDLLSLHPEDLEVLKVSWDKIDMIVDQTAVVIDHVVKVLNKEDLKLVNEVLEELRTLRRVLMTEALMAEEKIEKNNSTRVTVVFRSLNLRLYNAIRRMEPIAEIAFNRSIENLKEIVIE
- a CDS encoding DUF711 family protein, with product MKIRAVTAFVADINKDKILSIANKLNFIKEEDILTKRISFPETNPNIEFSKLLDLVVDNSIIFSLISIKDKDKRLSQVKDALSAGENIYANVLLTSPSYVDEIVNLITRLEPSEASRFGILINDYFLLTPYFPTSTADVARDSFALSLLYVNDFKERKAVQSLEKADALGKIIESKTGLKYIGIDISLSPWGEESVGGLIEERSGKKIFNRGHIWTVGELNRELFSSAWEAKVSPIGYSEVMLPVGEDTILSKRVEEESLTLSQLLSMTFSCAAGLDMVGIEEDKELYKNIIKDAMAIQFVKKRPYGIRIIPSRGEKKIYIKEFGYIPTIKVV
- a CDS encoding DsrE/DsrF/DrsH-like family protein, with the translated sequence MAKLTILLADNSMDKFYHGLVIAIGGKTLNWDVKFFVTSQAVILFTKEMKGKSKLKMGFFARLFISFQMKRMNIPDTSKLLMEAIKEGVEFYVDEAGLKLAGFSKSDLLDGIKLSDTISFLEEAKTSDVVITL
- a CDS encoding sulfurtransferase TusA family protein — protein: MKEINSDGICPVVLLEIYREWKSLKEGEEEDVIIRTPWEASVQALEKWCNETGNIFLSYEKQGNKIVIRLKLKK
- a CDS encoding cysteine synthase family protein; its protein translation is MSKDLHVFEDPIELLENMWPTPLLKLKIGEDVWAKLEFYNPFSHSIKDRTAWFLFRQALENNANEIVEATSGNLGIALASLSAIFNKKFTSFIPAKAPQSFKVMMKILGAQVIQAGKSTTELLPLVKQYSKNTGAVHLDQFRNPLNYMTHYYTTAKEIDEQLEYLNKKPQRIIATAGTGGHLTGIAKYFKEKYGSDVEIIGVQPAEGERIPGIKRQDENSFIGLVKIDKMIDITRKEAVEGIVDIARSSGILIGISAGATVAAYKKLADDKTTVLVFPDDAFKYFMELEDIDSKI
- a CDS encoding serine/threonine protein kinase; protein product: MKFEDVIKSLYLQSKLIKLEEKEYVIKCYSTSAGIKWYFISSFFKSYPYASSPRERMNREIDFFTRKWDGIGTPKIIDMDYDTNCIMRDYIKGRPIETEEDFLMLGKAFKIIHENGLSLGDTKMENFIVNEKIYVIDAEQAIQTKEEKYFAWDILVFLLFLSYKYINDLKNFEKMARVFLNSYKPTQKEISYILDIRNIGILTLFPPMSLNLIKKITAEL